From the Lathyrus oleraceus cultivar Zhongwan6 chromosome 4, CAAS_Psat_ZW6_1.0, whole genome shotgun sequence genome, one window contains:
- the LOC127137588 gene encoding U11/U12 small nuclear ribonucleoprotein 31 kDa protein, with amino-acid sequence MSSKKKHKRKHSDSDEDDDVFYYRYCASSSTPNTTTGTTSSNQPQSKPNNKGSSIGGTGEPLAPSKSTLYVSNLDYSLTNSDLHTLFSTFGRIARVTVLKDRHTRLSRGVAFVQFVSRNDAQRAVAEMNKKILNGRTLTASIAADNGRAPEFIRKRVYNTETALCYECGGHGHLSYECPKNQLGPRPRPQPKKPRRGFSGLRDRDGEEEGDEEEEEGGQIAAEQFDDNWASVVDDEAGERLLGRNRNDDEGLDNNKTKKKGKKAGYFSDESDHDDDD; translated from the coding sequence ATGTCAAGCAAGAAGAAACACAAACGAAAACACAGCGACAGCGATGAAGACGACGACGTTTTCTACTACCGCTACTGCGCTTCGTCCTCAACCCCCAACACCACCACCGGCACCACATCCAGTAATCAACCCCAATCAAAACCGAACAACAAAGGATCATCAATAGGAGGAACAGGTGAACCCTTAGCACCATCAAAATCGACGCTATACGTTTCTAATCTAGATTACTCCCTAACAAACTCCGATCTCCATACGCTCTTCTCTACTTTCGGCCGCATCGCGCGTGTAACCGTTCTCAAAGACCGTCACACGCGCCTAAGCCGCGGTGTCGCGTTTGTCCAATTCGTTTCTCGTAATGACGCCCAACGCGCCGTGGCGGAGATGAATAAGAAGATTCTCAATGGAAGGACTCTAACTGCTTCTATTGCTGCTGATAATGGACGTGCTCCGGAGTTTATTCGGAAGCGCGTGTACAATACTGAGACTGCTTTGTGTTATGAGTGTGGGGGGCATGGTCATTTGTCGTATGAGTGTCCTAAGAATCAGTTGGGGCCGAGGCCGCGGCCTCAGCCTAAGAAGCCGCGACGGGGATTTAGTGGGCTGAGGGATAGGGATGGGGAGGAGGAAGGTgatgaggaggaggaggagggtGGTCAGATTGCTGCGGAGCAGTTTGACGATAATTGGGCTTCTGTTGTGGATGATGAAGCGGGTGAAAGGTTGCTGGGGAGAAACAGAAATGATGATGAGGGTTTGGACAACAACAAGACgaagaagaaagggaagaaaGCTGGGTATTTCAGTGATGAGAgtgatcatgatgatgatgattga